GCTAAGCAGACAGGAATGTAGAGACCGACTCTGATGCCAGTGCCACCAATGTCAGCGTTCACAGCCGAGGCTGGTGTCTCCTCACTGCAGATCGTCGCATTGTTCCATTCCAAAGTCGAAGCTCTGAGTAGTTCTTGGTCACCACTGGCGCTCGCGGATAAGTGCAAGGGTGGCACCACAACAGAAAGTGACCATACTGCAGCTGGGACCCAGAGAAGAAATGGCGGTACCCTTCGTTTCCACCTCACTGGCCTTTGCCAAAGTGTCGCATAATGCCCCATGCCCACTCCGTCGTCAGTCTCGACCTTTTGCCAACGCGAAAATCCTGATTCGGTGCAATGGAAAGCTTTGTTCCATCGGCGTATGATAGAGGGCCATGTCCAGATATGTTCTAGCACGGCATGCCATTCTGTGCGATACCAGATCTCCCAGGAGTAGCACACCATTGCCACCAACAGGAACACACCGAAGAACACGTATTGTGCGACGTCGAGATCGTCTGAGGGAATTGCCATGCTTACCTCTGAATCATGAAACCCCACGTTCCTGGACCGTTGAAGTATTGTCGCATGGTCACACAGAGCTGATGTGTACCAAAATACCTCTTCAAGCCTTCGCTTAAGCTGCATTTCAGCTCATGCAAGCCGAGCCCATTGCCGAATTGAAGAGCTCGAGTGTGGCCGGCATGTGGCGGTGTCGAGAAGTGTAATCCGGCAATGACTTTGTCAGCAGATACGTAGACGTGAGACAAGCTGTAGTGATGAAGCGCTGGTGGTAACAAAGAGTGTGTCTCCTGCCTGCCATCGAGCGGGCATCTTGGAGGTTTCGAAAGTCAAGAGGTATTGATGGGAGCTGCGTTAATGCTTATCGGCTTTAGTCGTTGACCGGGCGCTTCGTGCCATTAGCCTTCCCTCAACATGTCCCTAATCTGCTCAAGCACTACACACAGTCGTCAGCTTCGTGACATAACACCCTTTCCACCCATTGCATCAGACATACACTTCGCCACCGTCAACTCCTCTCTCCACCCCTCCTGCGTCAGAATTGCAATATCAATCGCGCCATTCTTATTGACCTTCGGGTGATCGACCTTGGTAACAAACGCCACCTTCGGTGGTGATGAAGGATAGTCCTTCGGCATATGCAGCATAAGATCATAATCCGGCTCGCCTGCAGGACCTGCTATCCTAGCAAGCCATTCGAACACATCTTCATCCATGATTGTAGCGACGATACCATCGCGTGGATTCTTCTCGAGCTCCTTGAGTTCCTGGTGGAAAGTTAATTAGCCACGGCGAATAATGAGGGTTCCGGGAAAGGTACCTCTGTGAGCCTTTGCTGTGCCATTGTGAAACCTGTTGGACTTCGCATGATACCTTATTGCAGCCTGGGACTGTTGTGCTGAGGTCAAAATGAGCATTGAAGTCTGACGTCGATCGATGTGCGTGTCGCGTGCTCTTGGAGCACTAGCCGTTTAGTCTGAACTCAATCGCTGCATAAAGCTGGCAAAGATGTGCTTTCCTGTTTGGGTAAGCGTCATGTCGAAGGAAATGTACGTTATGGCGTTGCGAACGGTGCTCGCACGTCTGATAACGAAGTCTGATCTCGTGTATTCTGCTTGGCGAATGTCCAGGCCTGTAACCATGGTCTCCAGTGGCCTGGGAAACGGGATGCTCATGCTGACGCCTTCCCTTCAGCAGCAACTGGCTAGACTGCCTTCGACTCCTCTGCCTTCACCTCCTCCTCCTCAGGCCTCCAAACCATCCCCCAAACCCTCACCCCCGGCCCTCCCTTCTCCACCACCCCATCCCTACTATGCGTCCCCCTCCCCAACACCACCTCCCCCGCCACCCTAAACCCACACCTCTCATAAATTCCCCTACTCCTCTCCGTCGTAGCCTCCAACCAAACCGGCACCCCATCCGCCCTCGCCCTCCCCTTCCACCCCTCCACAACCCCCGTCGCCAACCCCTTCCCCCTCGCCTCCACCACCGTAGCGATAAAGAACAAATACCAAAACCTCTCCTTCTCCAATTCCTTCTTCTTCAATGCCTCAGCTTGACCCTGGTAGTCCCAGAGCATTTTCTTGATGCCGTTGAAGCCGAGCTTGAGGACTGCTTGGAGGATGCCTGCTTGGAGGATTGTGAGGGGGTTGTCGACTTTTTTGCCGGGTGGTAGCCAGATAGCGACGCAGGTCCAGGAGGAAGCTTCTTGGAATGTGGCGTTGTTGAGCATGGCGGCTTTGGTCAAGGCGGAGAAGTATTCGTGCATGTAGGATAGGCGAGTTGTGTCATCTAGGCCAGAGAGCATGAAGCGGATGACGGGATCGGAGATGAAGATTTCGGAGAGGAGGGTTGCGGTCTTTTCTTTGTATTCTGGACCGAGGTGTTAGTAGACTTATTCCAGTGGCGGGCTGGAGGTCCATACCTAGAATATTCGTGTCGCCTTTCGTTGCTGATGTTGTTTCGAGGTCGGCCATGACGTGAGTATCTGCTTGTTGTGAGCTGTTCGATCACTAGCTATCCTTCAGACAGGTTTGATGCAAAGTTTCTCTGTGATGATGAAGAAGATGGCGTTGATGCTAGGACTAGAACGTGCCCTCGTGTGTTATGCAGTCGAGGATTACCtacagtcctgggcataTTTTTACAACCCCTGTATTTACGCTAACCCCTTCCGGCTATCCATGTCCATCTCAGAAGGTGTTGCTACCTTCAATCTCATTATCCACACACTCACACACGCGCTATCTATCGCCACCATGCCGAAGGGACGCGTCTTTACCGAATCCGAGAAGGGCGAGATGTGGTCTCTTCACAAACACGCCCACTGGCCGCTGCAGCAGATTGCAGACGCCCTTCACACTAACGAAGGCTCTGTCTCTTCAGTAATCTCACGGCTTGAAAGAGCGCCACCTTCCACACCGAAGAAGAGAGGCCCACTACCTGTAATCAACACCTCCAAGCGTCAGCGACTTGTCCATCGAGCCACCACTGATGCTAACAGCCGCCGCCTGCGATACGAACAGATTGCCGCGATAGAGGGCATCTTCAGCGACGTCCGGACAGTAAGAGCTGCGTTTGAGAAGGAGGGCTCCTCACGATATGTCGCAACACGCAAGCCGTTGTTGACTGAGAAACATAAGGAGGCACGGCTTCGATGGGCAAGGGCTCATATTAAATGGACAGTGGAACAGTAGGCTCAGGTCCTTTGGACAGATGAAGCTTCATTCAGGTGTGGAATATTCGGACAGGTCTATGTGACACGCAGGGCAGATGAGGCTTATCACAAACACTGTCTTACAGCACGCTTCCGCAAGTTCTCAGCCTGTATGATATGGGGCTGTATCTCTGCAGATGGACCTATGGAAGTCCATATATTCGAGAAGGGCTCTGTCGACGGTGAGGTGTATCGCAGCCAGATTGTCCCTCTTATCCACACGGCAATTGAGAAGCAGCGAGTGTCAACAGGCTCGCAGGACTGCATTGTTATGCAAGACAACGCCTCAATCCACAAGGCGAAGGCAACGGTGAGTCTATTCAAGGAGAAGGGCCTACACCTTATGGAATGGCCAGCCAATTCACCAGATCTCAACCCTATTGAGAATCTATGGGCTCTTCTTAAGCATGGGGTAGGTGCTCATTTTCCTACAACACGAGATGAGGTAATAGCTGCTATCAAGATTGAATGGGCCAAGCTCATACCCGAGGACATACAACGTATATGCAAGAGTATGCGAGAACGCTACGAGGCAGTAATAGCCAACAATGGAGGACACACCAGGTGGTGAGCTACGCCAAGCAGTGGATACATCCTTCCTAATGAGGAAAGGTGGAAGAACAGGGGTTGTAAGAactatgcccaggactgtaGCCACCTAGCCAAGGATACCATTCCTCCTTAGCCGTTTCTGGTTCCTGCCGTCGTACGTAAGCGGTTTAGCTTGAACCAAAAGATTGGGCCCATGCATAACGAATACTTGATACTTGCCGCGTGTATGATACACCGCATCCTCGATACTTCCGTTCCCCCCAGATCGCCGCCTTCCCCCCAGCAATACCCACACTTCAGATATAGCCATATAGGCTCCTGTATCAAATGGCATTCAATATCGCATCAATTCAAGCTAATGTTATCGCGTCTAATCGCGTTGTTAGGTTGTTGTGGGCTCGCAGCGGCACTGGGAGGTGATCTCGAAATCCGCCCTCCTAGGACCTCATTTTTCGCACTTTCTCAAGCCTAATCTCATCCATTGCAACACTACCACCTCAATAGCGACATGGACGATTACGAGACGGTGTTGTTAGCATCACAGCTACCTGCTATCGACCTCACCGCCGCCGCCGAACCGCCTGTGCTGCCAGAAACACCTTGTTTTGACCGCTCCGACTCAGATGCGCGTGGGCGTCGAAGAACGCGGTCTATCACCTCTCACACCTTCATACGACCTCAATATTCGACACGCTCTGTATCACCACGGCCTCAGAAGCACGCGTTCATTATGAAGCCGGTGCCAGATGGTCCTATGCCGCGAGAAGACACGTTCTCTAGCGAGAAGGAATTGACCGATTACTACCACGCGTTTGGAAAAGAGGAGGGCTTCGAATACAGACCAGATCCGAAGGGCTCCAAGGATTGTAACCGTGCTGGACAGCGGTATCGCTATAAGGTAGTGTGTTGCTGTGCTGGCTTTGCTAAGACCGATAAGAACAAGGCGAAGAAGAAGTCTAAGCGATGTGGTTGCCCTTTCCACTTCTACGCTGTTGCTGCTATGCTAGACGAGCCTGAAGGGGAGTAGGAGATACGGCATTCGAATAAGCCTGAACACTATCGACACAATCATAAGCCGGACGATGTAATAGCGCTTGTTACATACCGCCAACGTTCAAGGACTGCTACGTTCTTAGAGGAGCTTGAACGCCTTCAGAAAACACGTATGTCGACAGCGAAGATTATGGCCTATTTCAGGGGGCGTGTGTTGCTGAAGCCTCACGACATTTATAACATTGCTTAGGCTCGTAATATCAACGCTCGGCGTAAGCATAATCAAGTAGAGAGGATGGTCAATCTGCTTAACAGTGAGTCTATATATCATGACATCTACACGGACTCCGAGACAGGCTCAATTCGAAGCATGATAGCCCTTCATCCGAAGAGCCTTAAAGCCTTCAAGAATACGCCGCATACGATCTGTATTGACTCAACCTACAGCACAAACCTGTATAACATAGAGCTTGTTGACATTGTATCTGCTGGTCCTATAAACGATACAATCGAGCTGGGCGTTGGCTTGATTCGACCTAAGCCTAACAAGTCACACTTTGTCGAATTGCTACGCTCTCTTCGTAAGGGCCTTGAACAGACTAGTTGTCCAATGCCTACGGTCTTCGGTACTGACCGTAAAGAGGCACTCATGTTCGCCGTCGACGAGGTCTTTCCAGAAAGCACGAATATTGTGTGCGATTGGCATCTATAGCAAGACATCCTTGTACGTGTGCGGAAGGAGAGAGGTGAATTCGGACAGGTTAGGCAAGACGGCTGTTGGACGGACAGTCCATCTACTGCTCAATTCTTGAAGCTATTCACTTACACCGTACGGAGTCAGTCTGAAGACGAGTTTAACAGCAACGTTACGAAGCTCGATATGGTGTATCCAATGTTTAAGCAGTACTTACACGTTAACTAGTGGCGCTTTAAGACACGTATTGTCTATTGCTGGACAAACGAGATCAAGCACTTCGGCGAGAAGACAACATTACGAGTTGAAGCATGTCACGGCCGCATTAAGGAGTGGCTCAACCACAGCAGCCGCCACGATATCTTCACACTCTTCGAGTCGATGCTGAATTGGTGGAACTAAGGCCACGACCGTCGACGTAGTGAACTCGCTGATAACCGCAAGCGTTGTCACAAGGTGTTAACCGGTCACTTCTAGCAGAGCGTAACTCGCTGTATTAGTGACTACGCACTGCTCGAAGTGCTTGAGCTTCACAAGCGCGCAGAAGCATTGCTCTATAATGACTATAGGGTTGACGATGCTGGCAATGAGATCAAGCACTCTGCGTATAGCTGCGGCTGTAAGCAGTGTCAGTGCAACGACTACACTACTAAGACTCTAGGCTGGCCATGCGTTCATGATATCATGAAGCTTCTTGAGGTGAATGGACGACGATCTGCGAAGCTGCTGCCACAGCGCTTCGACCTCCATTGGTTCGTTGAGTTCAACAAGATGAGGCTACTTGAGAAGGTGCAGCTACCACCTCGAATGCGAGAGCCTGACATCTACTTTGGCAACCGCAAGCCTATGACAGGTGGTGCAACGTTGTATTCGACGAAGCGAGCACTCACTGCTCGTGAATTAGACGACTTGAATGAGGCTGCTATTAAGAGAGCGAAGCCGGCTACAGCAACGACTGCTGCCTTCGTTCTTGAGCCTGGAGTGTCACTTACTCAATTGAAGAAGACAGTACCTAATTGTAGCTGCAAGGGCAGCCAATGCCGCACTCAGCAATGCCCTTGCCAACGAGACAATCGAGCATGTGGTCCTGCCTGTCACGCTGCTGGATACGAGTGCTACAACCTTCGGCAGGAGTCCTTACAACCAGCTCCGCCGAAGCAGCCAAGTGAGGTCGATGTGCTACGCCAACGACTCGCTGAGATGGAGGCTCGTGAGCAGCAGCGACAACATGCTGAGGAGGAGCGAGCAAGATTACAGGCTGACCACCATCGACAGCAAGCAATATTAGCTGAGCAACACCGTCGACAGGTTGCGCTACAACAACACCAATTACAGCAGTCACAGCAGCAACGGATAGTGTATCCATCGACTCAGCCGGTGAGGCCTCTACACCACAGTGTCGTCCAGCAACAGCACTTCCAACAGTCGCAGCAATGGCCAGGTGAGTATCAACATCAGCAACAGCAACAACAGGCCTATTACATCCAGCAGCAGCAACGACAGCTTGATCAGTATGAACCAGCATATATAGCGCGTGGACACAGGGCTGCAGGGCAGAAGCCAATGGGCCCTGAGTAGATAGCAGCAACAACACCTTTTCTCAGCCTCATTCTAATATGCTCCTTGCAGCGAAGTGATAATGATGCCAAGCATACGATATAGGCGCAAATACGCTGTGCTACGTATGTTATATATCGTCGGTTATTGCTGGGGGGAAGGCGGCGATCTGGGGGGAACGGAAGTATCGAGGACACCGCATGAACGGTCTTGAGCGCTGAAGGTCGGTAGTATCGGTACGTGAGTCAGAATAGTACACAAATAACAATGCTATTGTAAAGCAATCGAGCTCGCTATGCAGCAAATGCAGATCCTCCAGAACGCCATCGCTAATCATCATCAGTTGAATCGTAGTCCAGAGCAATCGTGGCTCTGCGTCGAGAATTGCGTCGTTCGCGGATCGGCAGTCTCTTCTTATTAGAGTACTTCTTGTCGACTCGAGGACACTTCGCAAGTGGTGGGGCTTCCTAAGCACCATCGTTTTCGGCACCAATGCGAGGCGGGCTCTTCGACTTTGACTGCGACACGTTCGGACTGTGGCTGCGACTAGATAGAATGTTAGCCAACCTCTTGGACAGGGCTCACATCCCACGTATGACCTACGATCTTCGTCGCTCGCCCTCCTTCCGCCTCGCGTCGATGATGCGCATCATTTCCTTCCTACCACCGTATGCATCCACCTCCTTTCCGCGCATGCTCATGGAGATCTTGTCCTGCGCATGTGCCTTAAGCAGCCGCGTGATCAGCAAGTGTTGCATGAGCAGACACACGAACACTCCACAGTCCATGCTGTTGTCCTGCCGAGGCGAGTCTTCGAGGTTGATGAACTTGAGTGGCTTGCCGAGTAATTGTGAGATCTTGTACGCGACTAGCCTGGCATCGTCGTAATTGCAGTCACCGAGTGAGTCGTAGTGAAAGGCAACCCCGTCAATGATCGAGACCAGTAAGAGGGACCAATGCGAACCACCCTCCGCGACGGCTGCGTTACGGCAGTCGTTGACTGGCAGGAACACATGTGTCGTTTTCGTGAAGTCTGGTAGTGCGGTCTTGATTGTGAGTGGATCTTGCGTCTGCTGCAGCATGAAGCTCATGGAGGGTCTGAGGAGGACGATGTGCGCTTGCGGGTAGTGAGTGAGTTTCTCGCGCTCGAGGTATTCCTGCCAGAAGGATATCGCGTTGTCTGTGAGCCAGTCGCCCTTGATCGAGTCCACGTCTTCGCGCGTCAGTCGCACATCGTAATAGCTGAGGTATGCGTCTTCTGGCGATAGCGAATCGCCGAAGTGTCTCGACACGCGGCCGCCGAAGGGGTGGAAGCCAGAGGGCGACGAGCGCGAGCTGCTGCTATTGTTGTGTTTCTGCAGAGGCATATCGATGCCGGTCGTGTGGTTATCGCGCGATGGTGGTCTTCGAGTCGCGGGGTGAAGCAGAACTCGGGAAGTGCCACTCGGAAGAGGGAAGAGGTGTTCGAAGGTGAGGCCGCTGTGAAGGATGTCGCGAATAGTATTATGTCGTCCTAAGCGACGAATGCCAGGACGCGCACCGCCGATGTTTACGTATTTCTCAGGTAAAGGCGCAATGAAGCTCGAGATGGTCGAGTCCAGGATGAGGGACAAAGTTCACGCAAGACAAGGATGACGTCGAAATTCGGTAGAACCCAGGCCGTCTTCACAAAGGGCAAGGATTTCTTTATCCATCCTTCACTCCATCACATGCACAATCACATTATTCACTGGGCTCATGTCACATCTGATCAACACAAGACCGAGCCTCCAATTAAGTATTACTAGGATGCAGATCTGACAGGGCCCCCCGATTCCCTTCCCACTCGCTGCACGCTGGACAGATTCCAGCAGCAAAATTACGGCCAGTAAAAGTCTCTCGATACCTCTGCGACATCTTCTCCGGACTCCTTCACCGTCGCCGTGGGAGTCAAGACGCGCAAGCATCACTTTCTCTTCTTGCACTTGACCAACAGCGACCTCGGCTGAGCGATATAGCTCGGAATGTCCAGGCACTTCATATCATCGTCGTTGTGCATCTCTGTCAACGCGTGTCAGCTTCCACGCGAAAGCGGTTTCTTCCCACAAGGACCTTTCACTCACCTAGCAACGGATATCCTTTGCACCTGTTCTCTGCGAATACCGTAAGTTTGCAGTTCATCATTTTGGGTTGAGGCTTATGTCGCGGCCTCTGTGCCCAATCCATGATGTGGAATGCGATCTTTTCGATCTATCACGGCCGGATGTCAGCACAGACTCGTCTGCAACAAAACTTGGTAAGTAC
This genomic window from Fulvia fulva chromosome 4, complete sequence contains:
- a CDS encoding Ubiquitin-conjugating enzyme E2 8 → MRSPTGFTMAQQRLTEELKELEKNPRDGIVATIMDEDVFEWLARIAGPAGEPDYDLMLHMPKDYPSSPPKVAFVTKVDHPKVNKNGAIDIAILTQEGWREELTVAKCMSDAMGGKGVMSRS
- a CDS encoding NEDD8-specific protease 2; the protein is MPLQKHNNSSSSRSSPSGFHPFGGRVSRHFGDSLSPEDAYLSYYDVRLTREDVDSIKGDWLTDNAISFWQEYLEREKLTHYPQAHIVLLRPSMSFMLQQTQDPLTIKTALPDFTKTTHVFLPVNDCRNAAVAEGGSHWSLLLVSIIDGVAFHYDSLGDCNYDDARLVAYKISQLLGKPLKFINLEDSPRQDNSMDCGVFVCLLMQHLLITRLLKAHAQDKISMSMRGKEVDAYGGRKEMMRIIDARRKEGERRRSRSHSPNVSQSKSKSPPRIGAENDGA